The bacterium genome includes the window CGCTGGAGGAGGGCGAAGTTGTCGGGTTCCGGCTCGACCGCGAGATAGATCGCGCTGGGGAAGTCATGGTGGGCGCGCAGCGAGAATGCGCCAATATGCGCACCGAGATCGACGACGAGACGTGTGTTGGGGGGCAAGTATTGGGTGATGAGGTCCCAGGGATAGGCGTTGTGGATCTCGCGCACGATGCCGCGATCCCAAAGGCCATAACCTTGTGTGGCATTGGCGCGGACGATTAGCTGGACATGGCCATAAGCGTATGGCTCATATAGGTTATTTGGCGGCATAGCGGCGGCTCCGTTTGGGCTTGGGTTTGGGCGGTTCTGTTGTAGTTGAGGCGCTGGCGACGGGGAACGAGAACGATCGGCGTGTGTCCTCGGCGACCTGGTTGAAGAGTTGGATGAAAGCGTCGGCAGCATGGTCCCAGGTGACGTGCTCGTGTACCCAGCTAGAGGCGCGGTAGCCGAACTCCCTGGCGTGGGCGCGCTGGTCATAGACCCAACGCATATGGGTGCAGAGTTCGTCCAGGTTGGGCTGGAATTGTTTGCCGTCGTAGCCTTCGGTGGAGGCGGCGACCCAGGTGCCGTTGAGTGTGAGCGCCCAGTTTTTGGCCTCGTCGGCCATGCCCGTGCAGTCGGAGCAGATGACCGGCAGACCGGTAGCGGCAGCCTGCCGCGGCCAGAGGCCGTAGCCCTCGCCGCGGGATGGGAAGAGGAAGCAATCGGCGATATATAGGAGTTCCGCAATGTCGTCCAGGTTCTCGCGCCAGGTGCGGACGCGGCGGTCGGGGAAGTGAGTGACGAAGTGCAGGATGCTTTGCGGCGTCTCGATCATCTTGAAGATGAGGCGCACGTCAGGCGTCTGGTCCGGGCCGCCAAACACTTTGTAGAAGGCCTGGAGCACGAGGTCAAAGCCCTTGCGGTTGCCCCGGTCGGCAATGCAGAGGAAAGTGAACGTATCGCGGTTGGGGCGCTGAGTATAACGGAACTGAGCCGCATCGATGCCGAGCGGGACGACGTGGATAGGCGGCAGGATCGGGACTTTGAACTGGTCGGTATGGCTTTCCATGTAATCGGTGAGGTTATCGCGGAAGATGACGGCACACCAGGGTGATGGGACAAGGATGCGCTCACAGTGGCGCAGGAGCGTGGGTGCCCAGCGCGTTGGGAGGCGGGTACTTTCGTACATGGTGAGGCCCCAGACCCGGCCCAGTTTGAGCGTCATGAAGCCGGGCGTGCCGGCGGCGACGGTGGGAATTGCGCCGATATCTGGGTGGGCAAGGGCGACGTGGGTTGTGGGGGTGGTGTCGAAGTAGGCGGCGGAGAGCGGCGTGACGGTAAAGCCGCGCCGGCGCAGCGCCCACGCCATTTTATCCGAGAGCACGAAGTAAGATTCTTCCTTGCGCGTGACCGGGTAGGCCCAGTAGAGCTTATTGCCGTTCACCGGCCAGCCCTTCTTTGACCGCGCCGCATACTGTGCAGCGCCAGCGGGTGCGCGAAGAGCCTTCCTTGCGCTTGCACTGGTTGTGGATGCGGTTATGCAAGCCGTAGCGAGCGTCCTGGAAATAGTGCTGGCATGTGCAAGGGCGGATCATGGTGGACATGGTTACTCCTTTTCGGTTTCGGCGATGACGCTCCAGTAGACCTGGCAGCCATATTTGATCGCGCCGGAGGCATCCATGACGATCTTGGGATTGTTGTGGATTTCGACAATAGGATACTTCGAGATGGCCTGGAGGTCAGGCGGGATGGGTTCTTCGGCGTTGCCATAGGAGATCAGCGCGCCGGGCGCGTTGATAGCATAGGTGGTGACGAAAGCGACGAGTTGGCCTGTGCCGAGATAGGTTTCGTAGTCGTCGCCGTCCCAGACTTTGACCGGGATGGGCAGTTCGCGCCCCTGCCAGGTGGTTTTGGCGGGCGGCGTATCGGCGGGCGTGTCGGCGTCGGGTAGGAGGGACTTGAGGTAATCCACGAAGGACTGGTTAGGGTTGGCCAGTCCGCTTTGGGCGAGGGACTGCTCTGCCTGGCGCGCGAGTTCGAGGAAGCAGGCACGGTGGTAGGGTTCGGCCTCGCCGTCAACCGCCCCATCTTCGAGGAAGGTGATGAGGTAGTCGCAGTGATTGCCGCCGCACACGACGCACGGCTCGTGGTGCATGACGTCAGGCAGGGCGAGGACGAGAATATCGAACGTGTCCGCGGGCGAAGTTTGGTCAGACATGATAGGCTCCTTTCCTTGTGAAGGTTTGCAAAATTGTATCACAGTGTGTGGCAATTTGCAAATAGGGGAGAGTGCTATATAATGTAGGCAACCCACAACCCGGCATGAAAGTGCCACAAGCAGCCGTCCTCCCTCAGGGCGGTTGTTTGCGTCAGGGGCAAGTATGAGGTGGTGAGGGTTTGCTTGGTGTTACAGTAAAATGGGTGGCGGTATTACGGCGGGTTCCCGTCCGCATTGGGGCCTCCGGCCTGTCCGGCCTGGTTGTATTGTTTGGCAATCCAG containing:
- a CDS encoding glycosyltransferase family 4 protein → MNGNKLYWAYPVTRKEESYFVLSDKMAWALRRRGFTVTPLSAAYFDTTPTTHVALAHPDIGAIPTVAAGTPGFMTLKLGRVWGLTMYESTRLPTRWAPTLLRHCERILVPSPWCAVIFRDNLTDYMESHTDQFKVPILPPIHVVPLGIDAAQFRYTQRPNRDTFTFLCIADRGNRKGFDLVLQAFYKVFGGPDQTPDVRLIFKMIETPQSILHFVTHFPDRRVRTWRENLDDIAELLYIADCFLFPSRGEGYGLWPRQAAATGLPVICSDCTGMADEAKNWALTLNGTWVAASTEGYDGKQFQPNLDELCTHMRWVYDQRAHAREFGYRASSWVHEHVTWDHAADAFIQLFNQVAEDTRRSFSFPVASASTTTEPPKPKPKRSRRYAAK